The Channa argus isolate prfri chromosome 22, Channa argus male v1.0, whole genome shotgun sequence genome has a window encoding:
- the supt6h gene encoding transcription elongation factor SPT6 isoform X4 has protein sequence MSDFIESEAEESEEEFEEKDLKPKKTQRFLEEDDEEEEENTEDQDEHGNLRGLIDDGDEEGEEEEEPEKSEKSGGGSDSEEEVRHRRKKRNYDDYLDDDDLDLIEENLGVKVKRRKKKYDRVKTLDDDEEDDDEKDLIADEIFHGGGDGELEEGEAVDEPLQQADDDEEGEDEESDIDDFIVDDDGQPITKKRGKKFSGYTDAALQEAQEIFGGDFDFADFDADAYDQGEEEEEDQDEEGWDRPKKQTKRRLGRKSIFELYEPSELESSHMTDQDNEIRSTDMPERFQLRAIPVKPAEDDELEEEAEWIFRHGFSTLTISMQESTDYLDRGTTTNFSRKGPSTIAKIKEALNFMRNQQFEVPFIAFYRKEYVEPELNINDLWKVWQWDEKWTQLKTRKQNLTRLFRKMQSYQFEQISADPDKPLADGIRPLDTADMERLKDVQTLEELGDVYNHFLLYYGRDIPKMQNAAKSNKKRLKKIKEVSEDGEEEELEVEEEEEPKGPDLKLASRRDMYSICQSVGLDGLAKKFGLTPEQFGENLRDSYQRHETEQFPAEPVELAKDYVCSQFSTPEAVLEGTRYMVAMQIAREPLVRHVLRQTFQERAKINIKPTKKGKKEIDEAHFAYSFKYLKNKPVKELNGDQFLKVCLAEDEGLLTIDICIDLIGVKGYAGDQTYFDEIKQFYYRDEFSHQVQEWNRQRTLAIERALNQFLYPQMAKELKSKLIAEAKESIVRSCCRRLYNWLKVAPYRPDQQVEEDDDLMDESQGKGIRVLGVAYAPSRDTPVFCALINGEGEVVDFLRLPYFMKRRNAFREDEREKKAHDIENLKRFLSGKKPHVVAVAGENRDAQMIMEDIKRTISELEQESSLPPVGVELVDNELATLYMNSKKSEVDFRDYPPLLRQAVSIARKIQDPLVEYAQVCSTDDDILCLKLHPLQEHVGKEDLLSALYCEFINRVNEVGVDVNRAIAHSYTQSLVQYVCGLGPRKGSHLLKILKQNNTRLENRTQLVTMCHMGPKVFINCAGFIKIDTASLGDSTDSYIEVLDGSRVHPETYEWARKMAVDALEYDESAEDANPAGALEEILENPERLKDLDLDAFAEELERQGYGNKGITLYDIRAELSCRYKDLRVAYRVPNTEEVFNLLTKETPETFYIGKLITSVVTGIAHRRPQGESYDQAIRNDSTGLWQCPFCQQDNFPELSEVWNHFDSGSCPGQAIGVRCRLDNGVQGFIPTKFLSDKVVKHPEERVKVGMTVHCRIMKIDIEKFNVDLTCRTSDLMDKANEWKLPKDSYYDFDTEAEDQKQDEELKKKQQRTPYIKRVIAHPNFHNISFNQAEKMMETLDQGDLIIRPSSKGENHLTVTWKVADGIYQHVDVREEGKENVFSLGHTLWINNEEFEDLDEITARYIQPMASFARDLLGHKYFQECNGGSKEKMEELLIKAKREKPTFIPYYISACKDLPGKFILGYQPRGKPRIEYVTITPDGFRYRSQIFPTVNGLFRWFKDHYQEPVPGITPTNSSRTRTPASLNATPANINIADLTRAVNALPRNMTSQMFSAIAAVTGQGQNPNTTPAQWGSSQYGYGGSTGGGGGSSSAYHVFATPQQPMTTPMMTPSYSYTTPSQQALGTPQYPGSTPQSSHSHTHAHPHGSHVSHHSHHGHHSSHHGHSSSTPSSSTSSRGRTPQQQPKASGSNASAVDWGKMAEQWLKEKEAEGRKKAQRMTPRPSPSPMIESTPMSIAGDATPLLDEMDR, from the exons ATGTCAGACTTTATTGAAAGTGAGGCTGAGGAATCGGAGGAGGAGTTCGAAGAGAAAGACCTAAAGCCTAAAAAGACCCAGAGGTTTTTGGAGGAAGATG atgaagaagaagaagagaataCAGAGGACCAGGATGAGCACGGCAATTTACGTGGACTAATTGATGATGGAGAtgaagagggagaagaagaggaagaaccggaaaaaagtgaaaaaagtggAGGGGGTAGTGACTCAGAAGAAGAAGTGAGGCATCGGCGTAAAAAGAGAA ATTATGATGACTACCTGGATGATGACGATCTTGACCTAATTGAGGAAAATTTAGgtgttaaagtgaaaagaagg aagaaaaaatatgaCCGTGTAAAAACAttggatgatgatgaagaagatgatgatgagaagGACCTTATAGCAGATGAAATCTTTCATGGGGGTGGAGATGGCGAGCTGGAGGAAGGCGAGGCTGTCGATGAGCCTCTTCAACAAGCAGATGAtgacgaagaaggagaggatgaGGAGTCTG ATATAGACGATTTTATTGTAGACGATGATGGCCAACCCATCACCAAAAAGAGGGGCAAGAAGTTTTCAGGATACACAGATGC CGCCCTCCAGGAGGCCCAGGAGATTTTCGGCGGTGACTTTGACTTTGCAGACTTTGATGCAGATGCTTACGACCagggtgaggaagaggaggaagaccaGGATGAAGAGGGCTGGGATCGACCCAAGAAGCAGACTAAGAGGAGACTGGGGAGGAAGAGCATCTTTGAGCTCTATGAGCCCAGTGAGCTGGAAAGTAGTCATATGACTGACCAAGACAATGAGATCCGCTCTACAGACATGCCTGAGAGgttccag TTACGAGCCATCCCTGTTAAGCCAGCTGAGGATGATGAGCTGGAAGAGGAAGCAGAGTGGATCTTCAGACATGGCTTCTCCACTCTTACTATATCCATGCAG GAGAGCACAGATTATCTAGACAGGGGAACAACCACAAATTTCAGCAGGAAAGGCCCCAGCACCATTGCTAAGATCAAAGAGGCCCTGAACTTCATGAGGAATCAACAGTTTGAG gTTCCATTTATAGCTTTTTACAGAAAGGAATATGTGGAACCAGAGTTGAATATCAATGACCTATGGAAAGTCTGGCAGTGGGATGAAAAG TGGACTCAACTGAAGACACGAAAGCAGAACCTGACGCGACTCTTCCGAAAGATGCAGTCCTACCAGTTTGAGCAAATCTCTGCTGACCCTGACAAACCTCTGGCTGACGGCATTCGTCCTCTGGACACGGCTGATATGGAGAG GCTGAAAGATGTGCAAACTCTTGAAGAGCTGGGTGATGTGTACAACCACTTTCTGCTGTACTATGGTCGAGACATCCCCAAGATGCAGAACGCTGCCAAATCTAACAAGAAGCGgctaaagaaaattaaagaggTGTCAGAGGATG GTGAAGAGGAAGAATTGGAAgtagaagaggaagaagaaccgAAAGGACCTGACCTCAAATTGGCATCTCGTAGGGATATGTACAGCATCTGTCAGAGTGTAGGACTTG ATGGCTTGGCAAAAAAGTTTGGATTGACTCCAGAGCAGTTTGGAGAAAATCTGAGAGACAGTTACCAGCGTCACGAGACAGAGCAGTTCCCTGCTGAGCCCGTAGAGCTGGCCAAAGATTACGTTTGCAGTCAGTTTTCCACTCCTGAGGCAGTTCTAGAAGGAACCAGGTACATGGTGGCCATGCAGATTGCTCGGGAACCTCTGGTTAGACATGTTCTCCGACAGACCTTTCAGGAGAGGGCCAAGATCAACATCAAGCCTACAAAGAAAGGCAAAAAG GAGATAGACGAGGCTCACTTTGCCTACTCCTTTAAGTATCTTAAGAACAAACCAGTAAAAGAGCTGAATGGGGATCAGTTTTTGAAAGTGTGCCTTGCAGAGGATGAGGGGCTGCTTACCATTGACATCTGTATAGATCTTATTGGGGTCAAAGG ATATGCTGGGGACCAGACATATTTTGATGAGATTAAACAGTTCTACTACAGGGATGAGTTCAGTCACCAGGTGCAGGAGTGGAACAGGCAACGAACTTTAGCCATAGAAAGAGCACTCAATCAGTTCCTTTACCCTCAGATGGCCAAGGAACTCAAGAGCAAACTTATCGCTGAAGCCAAAGAGAGCATCGTCAGG TCCTGCTGTCGCCGATTGTATAACTGGCTTAAGGTGGCTCCTTACAGGCCAGACCAACAAGttgaggaagatgacgatctGATGGATGAGAGCCAGGGCAAAGGCATTCGTGTGCTGGGTGTAGCCTATGCACCCAGCAG AGATACACCAGTTTTCTGTGCACTTATAAATGGGGAAGGAGAGGTAGTGGACTTCCTCCGCCTGCCCTATTTCATGAAGAGGAGGAATGCCTTTAGGGAggatgaaagagagaagaag GCCCACGACATTGAAAATCTCAAGAGGTTTCTGTCCGGCAAGAAACCTCATGTGGTTGCTGTTGCAGGAGAAAACCG AGATGCCCAGATGATCATGGAAGACATCAAGAGGACTATCAGCGAGCTTGAGCAAGAGTCCTCTCTACCCCCTGTGGGAGTGGAACTTGTTGACAATGAATTGGCCACATTGTATATGAACAGCAAGAAGTCTGAG GTGGATTTTAGGGACTACCCTCCTTTATTGAGACAGGCTGTGTCAATAGCCAGGAAGATCCAGGATCCCCTGGTGGAGTACGCTCAGGTCTGCAGCACGGATGATGATATTCTCTGCCTCAAACTACACCCACTGCAG gaACATGTGGGGAAGGAGGATTTACTCTCTGCTCTTTACTGTGAATTCATCAACCGCGTCAATGAGGTTGGAGTGGATGTGAATAGGGCCATTGCCCATTCTTATACTCAGAGCCTGGTCCAGTACGTCTGTGGTTTGGGACCCAGAAAGGGCTCCCACCTGCTCAAG atTCTGAAGCAGAACAACACTCGTCTGGAAAACAGAACCCAGCTGGTCACAATGTGCCACATGGGACCCAAGGTTTTTATCAACTGTGCTGGTTTTATAAAGATAGACACTGCATCACTTGGGGACAG taCGGATTCCTATATCGAGGTTCTGGATGGATCTCGTGTCCACCCTGAGACATATGAATGGGCTCGCAAGATGGCTGTGGATGCCCTCGAGTATGATGAGTCAGCAGAAGATGCCAACCCAGCTGGAGCTCTGGAAGAAATCTTGGAAAATCCAGAACGTCTCAAAGATCTTGACCTGGATGCCTTTGCTGAAGAGCTTGAGAGACAG GGTTACGGCAACAAAGGAATTACTCTGTATGATATTCGtgctgagctgagctgcagGTACAAAGACCTGAGGGTTGCCTACAGAGTCCCCAACACTGAAGAGGTCTTTAACCTGCTCACCAAGGAAACTCCAGAGACCTTTTATATCG gcaAGCTAATCACCAGTGTCGTGACTGGTATTGCTCACCGTCGACCTCAGGGAGAGAGCTACGACCAGGCCATTCGTAATGATTCAACAGGGCTGTGGCAGTGTCCCTTCTGCCAGCAGGACAACTTCCCTGAACTCAGTGAG GTGTGGAACCACTTTGACAGCGGTTCATGTCCGGGACAGGCCATTGGAGTGCGGTGCAGATTAGATAATGGTGTCCAGGGATTCATTCCCACTAAGTTTCTCAGTGACAAAGTGGTAAAACACCCTGAGGAGCGGGTGAAG GTGGGCATGACGGTTCACTGCCGCATCATGAAAATCGACATTGAGAAATTCAATGTCGACCTAACATGTCGCACCTCAGATCTAATGGACAAGGCCAATGAGTGGAAGCTCCCAAAGGACAGCTACTATGACTTTGACACAGAGGCTGAAGATCAAAAACAGGACGAGGAGCTCAAAAAGAAACAGCAACGAACAC CATATATAAAGCGTGTAATTGCCCACCCCAACTTCCACAATATCAGTTTCAACCAGGCAGAGAAGATGATGGAGACCCTAGACCAAGGAGACTTGATCATCAGACCCAGCAGCAAGGGAGAGAACCACCTCACAGTCACCTGGAAA GTGGCTGATGGTATCTACCAGCATGTAGACGTGAGAGAAGAAGGCAAAGAGAATGTGTTCAGCTTAGGACACACTCTCTGGATCAATAATGAA GAGTTTGAAGATCTGGATGAAATCACTGCTCGGTACATACAGCCAATGGCATCGTTTGCCCGGGATCTGCTGGGTCATAAGTATTTCCAGGAGTGCAATGGGGGAAGCAAGGAG AAAATGGAGGAGTTATTGATCAAGGCAAAACGGGAGAAGCCAACTTTTATTCCTTACTATATTTCAGCTTGTAAAGATCTGCCAGGAAAGTTCATACTGGGTTACCAGCCTCGTGGAAAACCACG GATTGAGTATGTGACGATCACTCCCGATGGCTTTCGCTACCGTTCACAGATATTTCCCACAGTAAATGGACTGTTCCGTTGGTTTAAGGACCATTACCAAGAGCCTGTACCAG GCATCACTCCCACCAACAGCAGCCGAACCAGAACACCTGCATCCCTCAATGCCACCCCAGCCAATATCAACATTGCAG ACTTGACGCGAGCTGTCAACGCCCTCCCACGCAACATGACCTCTCAGATGTTCAGTGCCATCGCCGCAGTCACAGGCCAGGGCCAGAACCCCAACACCACTCCTGCACAGTGGGGCTCCAGCCAGTATGGCTATGGTGGcagcacaggaggaggaggaggaagctcCTCTGCTTATCAT GTATTTGCCACACCTCAGCAGCCCATGACAACACCCATGATGACGCCCAGCTATTCTTACACCACACCAAGCCAGCAGGCCCTGGGCACGCCACAGTACCCCGGCTCTACGCCACAGtcctcacactctcacacacacgcccacCCACACGGGAGCCACGTGTCCCATCATAGCCACCACGGCCATCACAGCAGTCACCACGGCCACTCGTCCAGCACACCGTCATCCTCCACCTCTTCCAGAGGACGGACGCCACAGCAGCAGCCAAA GGCAAGTGGCAGCAATGCTTCTGCGGTGGACTGGGGCAAGATGGCAGAGCAGTGgttgaaagagaaagaagcagaggGTAGGAAGAAAGCCCAGAGAATGACGCCTCGGCCGTCGCCCAGCCCCATGATTGAGAGCACACCCATGTCCATCGCTGGAGACGCTACGCCTCTTCTGGACGAAATGGACCGATAG
- the supt6h gene encoding transcription elongation factor SPT6 isoform X3, which produces MSDFIESEAEESEEEFEEKDLKPKKTQRFLEEDDEEEEENTEDQDEHGNLRGLIDDGDEEGEEEEEPEKSEKSGGGSDSEEEVRHRRKKRNYDDYLDDDDLDLIEENLGVKVKRRKKKYDRVKTLDDDEEDDDEKDLIADEIFHGGGDGELEEGEAVDEPLQQADDDEEGEDEESDIDDFIVDDDGQPITKKRGKKFSGYTDAALQEAQEIFGGDFDFADFDADAYDQGEEEEEDQDEEGWDRPKKQTKRRLGRKSIFELYEPSELESSHMTDQDNEIRSTDMPERFQLRAIPVKPAEDDELEEEAEWIFRHGFSTLTISMQESTDYLDRGTTTNFSRKGPSTIAKIKEALNFMRNQQFEVPFIAFYRKEYVEPELNINDLWKVWQWDEKWTQLKTRKQNLTRLFRKMQSYQFEQISADPDKPLADGIRPLDTADMERLKDVQTLEELGDVYNHFLLYYGRDIPKMQNAAKSNKKRLKKIKEVSEDVASAGEEEELEVEEEEEPKGPDLKLASRRDMYSICQSVGLDGLAKKFGLTPEQFGENLRDSYQRHETEQFPAEPVELAKDYVCSQFSTPEAVLEGTRYMVAMQIAREPLVRHVLRQTFQERAKINIKPTKKGKKEIDEAHFAYSFKYLKNKPVKELNGDQFLKVCLAEDEGLLTIDICIDLIGVKGYAGDQTYFDEIKQFYYRDEFSHQVQEWNRQRTLAIERALNQFLYPQMAKELKSKLIAEAKESIVRSCCRRLYNWLKVAPYRPDQQVEEDDDLMDESQGKGIRVLGVAYAPSRDTPVFCALINGEGEVVDFLRLPYFMKRRNAFREDEREKKAHDIENLKRFLSGKKPHVVAVAGENRDAQMIMEDIKRTISELEQESSLPPVGVELVDNELATLYMNSKKSEVDFRDYPPLLRQAVSIARKIQDPLVEYAQVCSTDDDILCLKLHPLQEHVGKEDLLSALYCEFINRVNEVGVDVNRAIAHSYTQSLVQYVCGLGPRKGSHLLKILKQNNTRLENRTQLVTMCHMGPKVFINCAGFIKIDTASLGDSTDSYIEVLDGSRVHPETYEWARKMAVDALEYDESAEDANPAGALEEILENPERLKDLDLDAFAEELERQGYGNKGITLYDIRAELSCRYKDLRVAYRVPNTEEVFNLLTKETPETFYIGKLITSVVTGIAHRRPQGESYDQAIRNDSTGLWQCPFCQQDNFPELSEVWNHFDSGSCPGQAIGVRCRLDNGVQGFIPTKFLSDKVVKHPEERVKVGMTVHCRIMKIDIEKFNVDLTCRTSDLMDKANEWKLPKDSYYDFDTEAEDQKQDEELKKKQQRTPYIKRVIAHPNFHNISFNQAEKMMETLDQGDLIIRPSSKGENHLTVTWKVADGIYQHVDVREEGKENVFSLGHTLWINNEEFEDLDEITARYIQPMASFARDLLGHKYFQECNGGSKEKMEELLIKAKREKPTFIPYYISACKDLPGKFILGYQPRGKPRIEYVTITPDGFRYRSQIFPTVNGLFRWFKDHYQEPVPGITPTNSSRTRTPASLNATPANINIADLTRAVNALPRNMTSQMFSAIAAVTGQGQNPNTTPAQWGSSQYGYGGSTGGGGGSSSAYHVFATPQQPMTTPMMTPSYSYTTPSQQALGTPQYPGSTPQSSHSHTHAHPHGSHVSHHSHHGHHSSHHGHSSSTPSSSTSSRGRTPQQQPKASGSNASAVDWGKMAEQWLKEKEAEGRKKAQRMTPRPSPSPMIESTPMSIAGDATPLLDEMDR; this is translated from the exons ATGTCAGACTTTATTGAAAGTGAGGCTGAGGAATCGGAGGAGGAGTTCGAAGAGAAAGACCTAAAGCCTAAAAAGACCCAGAGGTTTTTGGAGGAAGATG atgaagaagaagaagagaataCAGAGGACCAGGATGAGCACGGCAATTTACGTGGACTAATTGATGATGGAGAtgaagagggagaagaagaggaagaaccggaaaaaagtgaaaaaagtggAGGGGGTAGTGACTCAGAAGAAGAAGTGAGGCATCGGCGTAAAAAGAGAA ATTATGATGACTACCTGGATGATGACGATCTTGACCTAATTGAGGAAAATTTAGgtgttaaagtgaaaagaagg aagaaaaaatatgaCCGTGTAAAAACAttggatgatgatgaagaagatgatgatgagaagGACCTTATAGCAGATGAAATCTTTCATGGGGGTGGAGATGGCGAGCTGGAGGAAGGCGAGGCTGTCGATGAGCCTCTTCAACAAGCAGATGAtgacgaagaaggagaggatgaGGAGTCTG ATATAGACGATTTTATTGTAGACGATGATGGCCAACCCATCACCAAAAAGAGGGGCAAGAAGTTTTCAGGATACACAGATGC CGCCCTCCAGGAGGCCCAGGAGATTTTCGGCGGTGACTTTGACTTTGCAGACTTTGATGCAGATGCTTACGACCagggtgaggaagaggaggaagaccaGGATGAAGAGGGCTGGGATCGACCCAAGAAGCAGACTAAGAGGAGACTGGGGAGGAAGAGCATCTTTGAGCTCTATGAGCCCAGTGAGCTGGAAAGTAGTCATATGACTGACCAAGACAATGAGATCCGCTCTACAGACATGCCTGAGAGgttccag TTACGAGCCATCCCTGTTAAGCCAGCTGAGGATGATGAGCTGGAAGAGGAAGCAGAGTGGATCTTCAGACATGGCTTCTCCACTCTTACTATATCCATGCAG GAGAGCACAGATTATCTAGACAGGGGAACAACCACAAATTTCAGCAGGAAAGGCCCCAGCACCATTGCTAAGATCAAAGAGGCCCTGAACTTCATGAGGAATCAACAGTTTGAG gTTCCATTTATAGCTTTTTACAGAAAGGAATATGTGGAACCAGAGTTGAATATCAATGACCTATGGAAAGTCTGGCAGTGGGATGAAAAG TGGACTCAACTGAAGACACGAAAGCAGAACCTGACGCGACTCTTCCGAAAGATGCAGTCCTACCAGTTTGAGCAAATCTCTGCTGACCCTGACAAACCTCTGGCTGACGGCATTCGTCCTCTGGACACGGCTGATATGGAGAG GCTGAAAGATGTGCAAACTCTTGAAGAGCTGGGTGATGTGTACAACCACTTTCTGCTGTACTATGGTCGAGACATCCCCAAGATGCAGAACGCTGCCAAATCTAACAAGAAGCGgctaaagaaaattaaagaggTGTCAGAGGATG TTGCTTCTGCAGGTGAAGAGGAAGAATTGGAAgtagaagaggaagaagaaccgAAAGGACCTGACCTCAAATTGGCATCTCGTAGGGATATGTACAGCATCTGTCAGAGTGTAGGACTTG ATGGCTTGGCAAAAAAGTTTGGATTGACTCCAGAGCAGTTTGGAGAAAATCTGAGAGACAGTTACCAGCGTCACGAGACAGAGCAGTTCCCTGCTGAGCCCGTAGAGCTGGCCAAAGATTACGTTTGCAGTCAGTTTTCCACTCCTGAGGCAGTTCTAGAAGGAACCAGGTACATGGTGGCCATGCAGATTGCTCGGGAACCTCTGGTTAGACATGTTCTCCGACAGACCTTTCAGGAGAGGGCCAAGATCAACATCAAGCCTACAAAGAAAGGCAAAAAG GAGATAGACGAGGCTCACTTTGCCTACTCCTTTAAGTATCTTAAGAACAAACCAGTAAAAGAGCTGAATGGGGATCAGTTTTTGAAAGTGTGCCTTGCAGAGGATGAGGGGCTGCTTACCATTGACATCTGTATAGATCTTATTGGGGTCAAAGG ATATGCTGGGGACCAGACATATTTTGATGAGATTAAACAGTTCTACTACAGGGATGAGTTCAGTCACCAGGTGCAGGAGTGGAACAGGCAACGAACTTTAGCCATAGAAAGAGCACTCAATCAGTTCCTTTACCCTCAGATGGCCAAGGAACTCAAGAGCAAACTTATCGCTGAAGCCAAAGAGAGCATCGTCAGG TCCTGCTGTCGCCGATTGTATAACTGGCTTAAGGTGGCTCCTTACAGGCCAGACCAACAAGttgaggaagatgacgatctGATGGATGAGAGCCAGGGCAAAGGCATTCGTGTGCTGGGTGTAGCCTATGCACCCAGCAG AGATACACCAGTTTTCTGTGCACTTATAAATGGGGAAGGAGAGGTAGTGGACTTCCTCCGCCTGCCCTATTTCATGAAGAGGAGGAATGCCTTTAGGGAggatgaaagagagaagaag GCCCACGACATTGAAAATCTCAAGAGGTTTCTGTCCGGCAAGAAACCTCATGTGGTTGCTGTTGCAGGAGAAAACCG AGATGCCCAGATGATCATGGAAGACATCAAGAGGACTATCAGCGAGCTTGAGCAAGAGTCCTCTCTACCCCCTGTGGGAGTGGAACTTGTTGACAATGAATTGGCCACATTGTATATGAACAGCAAGAAGTCTGAG GTGGATTTTAGGGACTACCCTCCTTTATTGAGACAGGCTGTGTCAATAGCCAGGAAGATCCAGGATCCCCTGGTGGAGTACGCTCAGGTCTGCAGCACGGATGATGATATTCTCTGCCTCAAACTACACCCACTGCAG gaACATGTGGGGAAGGAGGATTTACTCTCTGCTCTTTACTGTGAATTCATCAACCGCGTCAATGAGGTTGGAGTGGATGTGAATAGGGCCATTGCCCATTCTTATACTCAGAGCCTGGTCCAGTACGTCTGTGGTTTGGGACCCAGAAAGGGCTCCCACCTGCTCAAG atTCTGAAGCAGAACAACACTCGTCTGGAAAACAGAACCCAGCTGGTCACAATGTGCCACATGGGACCCAAGGTTTTTATCAACTGTGCTGGTTTTATAAAGATAGACACTGCATCACTTGGGGACAG taCGGATTCCTATATCGAGGTTCTGGATGGATCTCGTGTCCACCCTGAGACATATGAATGGGCTCGCAAGATGGCTGTGGATGCCCTCGAGTATGATGAGTCAGCAGAAGATGCCAACCCAGCTGGAGCTCTGGAAGAAATCTTGGAAAATCCAGAACGTCTCAAAGATCTTGACCTGGATGCCTTTGCTGAAGAGCTTGAGAGACAG GGTTACGGCAACAAAGGAATTACTCTGTATGATATTCGtgctgagctgagctgcagGTACAAAGACCTGAGGGTTGCCTACAGAGTCCCCAACACTGAAGAGGTCTTTAACCTGCTCACCAAGGAAACTCCAGAGACCTTTTATATCG gcaAGCTAATCACCAGTGTCGTGACTGGTATTGCTCACCGTCGACCTCAGGGAGAGAGCTACGACCAGGCCATTCGTAATGATTCAACAGGGCTGTGGCAGTGTCCCTTCTGCCAGCAGGACAACTTCCCTGAACTCAGTGAG GTGTGGAACCACTTTGACAGCGGTTCATGTCCGGGACAGGCCATTGGAGTGCGGTGCAGATTAGATAATGGTGTCCAGGGATTCATTCCCACTAAGTTTCTCAGTGACAAAGTGGTAAAACACCCTGAGGAGCGGGTGAAG GTGGGCATGACGGTTCACTGCCGCATCATGAAAATCGACATTGAGAAATTCAATGTCGACCTAACATGTCGCACCTCAGATCTAATGGACAAGGCCAATGAGTGGAAGCTCCCAAAGGACAGCTACTATGACTTTGACACAGAGGCTGAAGATCAAAAACAGGACGAGGAGCTCAAAAAGAAACAGCAACGAACAC CATATATAAAGCGTGTAATTGCCCACCCCAACTTCCACAATATCAGTTTCAACCAGGCAGAGAAGATGATGGAGACCCTAGACCAAGGAGACTTGATCATCAGACCCAGCAGCAAGGGAGAGAACCACCTCACAGTCACCTGGAAA GTGGCTGATGGTATCTACCAGCATGTAGACGTGAGAGAAGAAGGCAAAGAGAATGTGTTCAGCTTAGGACACACTCTCTGGATCAATAATGAA GAGTTTGAAGATCTGGATGAAATCACTGCTCGGTACATACAGCCAATGGCATCGTTTGCCCGGGATCTGCTGGGTCATAAGTATTTCCAGGAGTGCAATGGGGGAAGCAAGGAG AAAATGGAGGAGTTATTGATCAAGGCAAAACGGGAGAAGCCAACTTTTATTCCTTACTATATTTCAGCTTGTAAAGATCTGCCAGGAAAGTTCATACTGGGTTACCAGCCTCGTGGAAAACCACG GATTGAGTATGTGACGATCACTCCCGATGGCTTTCGCTACCGTTCACAGATATTTCCCACAGTAAATGGACTGTTCCGTTGGTTTAAGGACCATTACCAAGAGCCTGTACCAG GCATCACTCCCACCAACAGCAGCCGAACCAGAACACCTGCATCCCTCAATGCCACCCCAGCCAATATCAACATTGCAG ACTTGACGCGAGCTGTCAACGCCCTCCCACGCAACATGACCTCTCAGATGTTCAGTGCCATCGCCGCAGTCACAGGCCAGGGCCAGAACCCCAACACCACTCCTGCACAGTGGGGCTCCAGCCAGTATGGCTATGGTGGcagcacaggaggaggaggaggaagctcCTCTGCTTATCAT GTATTTGCCACACCTCAGCAGCCCATGACAACACCCATGATGACGCCCAGCTATTCTTACACCACACCAAGCCAGCAGGCCCTGGGCACGCCACAGTACCCCGGCTCTACGCCACAGtcctcacactctcacacacacgcccacCCACACGGGAGCCACGTGTCCCATCATAGCCACCACGGCCATCACAGCAGTCACCACGGCCACTCGTCCAGCACACCGTCATCCTCCACCTCTTCCAGAGGACGGACGCCACAGCAGCAGCCAAA GGCAAGTGGCAGCAATGCTTCTGCGGTGGACTGGGGCAAGATGGCAGAGCAGTGgttgaaagagaaagaagcagaggGTAGGAAGAAAGCCCAGAGAATGACGCCTCGGCCGTCGCCCAGCCCCATGATTGAGAGCACACCCATGTCCATCGCTGGAGACGCTACGCCTCTTCTGGACGAAATGGACCGATAG